The window AAAAAAAATGAACCATGAATACAGTTGCAACACCTGGCACATTCCGGAATTATTCCTGAAACCGCTTCAGCCATATAAAAAAGATAAGATTCAAAGGCACTATTTGAAAGAAAATTTGATGATTCAGGCAAATTCACGGCATGACAAAAACTGCCGGCGACAAAAGCTCCATACAAAACGCCGCCTGCGGCAAATACAATTATTGCCGGAATGCCTCTTTTAAATTCGGTAAACATAATCATACCTCAGTTGCAGTTTTTCAATTGCACAAGGGGGCGACTATCTGCCCCCGCATTGCCTGTTTAGGCGTGACCTTGCCAGACAGCAGATACATTCAAGCTGACAATATCCACCGGGCATCATTTGCCCGTGTCCATCCTGCCGGAAGCTTTTATGGAAAAGATCAATATTCTGATTATGAGCTCACGGCAGAACGACATGGAAATCAGGAATACCGGAGCAGCCTTTCATAAGCGGGCTGTTTTGACAGTATTTCCATAACCTGCGGTATTGATTTGATGCTGATATCTGCATGATGAAATCTTTTTTATCATTAATCACGCAACGGAAGGTTATCTTGTGTTTCTGGTGATCATGCAATTTTAAAAGGGGCGTTTAAATCCGGATGATTTCACGCAGACTGCATAAACTTTCATTTCAGACTCTCTTCAAAAGTCTTAAAGATTCGCAGTTCTTTTAAGCCCCCCCTTTTATGGTGTCTTTCGATGGAAAGGGTATCTCCATTGAAGACAGAAGGAAAGGATGAAATTGCAATCTGAATACTTTGGCTTTTTATGGAATTTCGTTCTTTTCTTCAGGCAACAGGACAAAAAATGTCAGGTCTGCGGCCATTATTTTTCTCTCCCGTTGTCCCCGGATATACCTTTAGAGTATTCATTTAAACCTTTTTTTGCACAACTCTCTACACGTTTTTTTGTATTGAGAAAGACATTTAACTATATCGAAAGAAGATAAAGATAAAAAATACTTCAGGACTCCAAAAACACTCTGCTATGGTGAGATCATATGAAATCGCAGTAAAGACGGCAAAAAACTGGCAGAGACCACAGGAAGAGAATCCAAAATATATTCAAAACTGTTATTTCTAAAATTAATTGCATTATTGATTTAAAAGGCTTATAGCGTGAACAATTAAAATATTTATAAAGAAATATGATATATATAATTATTATTACTTTTTAATATTTTATCAAAGTGATTAGCTTGACAAAACAAAAAAAAGATTTATATATATTATCTCAAATCCATTCTCATAAACTTCACATAGGCTATCCCAAAGAAAACAACCGGATACACAAAAAGAAAAATTATATTCCCCCAGACCTTTTCAAGAACATCACTCAAACCTATTCCCATAGATGAGTAATCCAACATACCATACTGATCATGGGCTCCGGCAGTATTCATATTCCAGAACAAAGTGGTTTTAGTCACCCCAGAACCTATATACTGGTAATTAGTACTCATCGAAAGCTGTAAAACAATCCCCTTCATAGCAGTTTCAGCAGAATAATAATTATTTACTTCCTGCAGGAGCTCCTCGTTGTCATAATAATTCGCAGTATAAATGCTGTCCGGTTCAGGTCCAAGAATTGTACTTATTACTGACGGGCCCAGTGCAGGCGCCATATATGAAAATGCCAAGAACAAAACCAATGAATATACAAGTGCTGTTTTGCCTTTTTTTGAGAATACCGACGCCATCAAAGACATAGAGTAAACTCCTGCAAGGTAAAAGAGTGTAAATATAAATAATACAATTAATGAACCCGATTCAGAAAATGAAGGAACAATTCCCATTACCAGAAG of the Methanomicrobium sp. W14 genome contains:
- a CDS encoding ABC transporter permease subunit, with product MSIERVLIVGKKEFADIITGRRFFALLVMLLIITGTCVISESVGYYDELKAYSSSGSTVMDESGAIHYGEAAYKPSAINLFFGIANALTSYIFGPLIAIAMGFDAITRERETGSIKSVLSHPLYRDELINGKALGGILSIGVATAVVFILTFSILLVMGIVPSFSESGSLIVLFIFTLFYLAGVYSMSLMASVFSKKGKTALVYSLVLFLAFSYMAPALGPSVISTILGPEPDSIYTANYYDNEELLQEVNNYYSAETAMKGIVLQLSMSTNYQYIGSGVTKTTLFWNMNTAGAHDQYGMLDYSSMGIGLSDVLEKVWGNIIFLFVYPVVFFGIAYVKFMRMDLR